A stretch of DNA from Montipora capricornis isolate CH-2021 chromosome 1, ASM3666992v2, whole genome shotgun sequence:
tcttcttcctcttcattaTCAGTTGACACTTTTTCATCTGGCGGGGGATCTGGCGGCATGGCGCTCTACATAAAGccaaaaacaagttttaaaaatgaaattatatCAATCAGTCTTCATTGCTAATACAGGAAATTGTAGTATTACATCAGTAACACAGATCCTGCAGTAAGTGATGATTATGAATTGCATAATATCAAAGTCAAGAAAGCCTTGAAAATCTTACGGGTATACTTCTCATATGATTATCGTCTTAAACAGAAGCTaaactttgatgaaataattgactccatcaaaacaaaatagttccAATATTTATGTATTGTGCTGGTATGATAAGCCTTAACAAAGAGATTATATCTGAggcaaataaattaattttcgaTTTTATTTGGAAGGGTAAAGATAAAGTTAAACGTCTAACGCTTATCAATGATATTGAGGATGGCGGTCTTAAAGCTCCACACTTGTTTATGAGTTGGAGACTGCTATTTCAAAAAGTGAAAAGAGTTTGGCTTTTCATCTTCAAAAGTGGGGCAAGTATTGTAGACAAGAGCAATAACGTATTGCAGAAGTCTTCACAATCGCGGCCTCGTCGAAACGTGTTAACTTAATATTCTCAGTTTGTTGTTATCAGCTTAGGTAGCCTTAATGTAGTTTGTGCGTGTGTGTTGTAGCTTAGTGTTGTCCTAATGTagtcatttgttttgttattaccAAATGtacacaataaaaataaatgaaatacaaaaaaaaaaaaaaaaaaatatatatatatatatatatatatatatatatatatatatatatatatatatatatatatataacgtttacaagaaagacaacttcacagcgtagcgacttcaagtttcatgtttggacaatcatcaggctacagatcttacatttgcattctaactcatttaaagaccattctaatactctaggggagcgtgctattttaagttcgtcaaaaggtatttgttcttgtgtctgcatttagaaattaactcgtttcttttgttcagtaggtggcgcgtatctgcttttattatgtacaacttttctgtaaggcatCAATCATCGATCAAGCGAAAAATCGACAAAGAAGCAAAGTTATTAGCCGAACCGTTGGGCCTCGATAACAAGATAGAACACTATGCAAACCGACCCGCGTTCATCTCGCTAAAAGATCACAAGGAGAATTTCAAATCCAAAACTCCCTGTCGGTTGATAAATCCATCGAAACCGGAAATGGGAAAAGTCGCCAAGCAGTACCTTGACACCATAAACAAAGCTGTCATCTCCGCGACCAACCTAAACCAATGGAAGAACACCTCAACTGTAATAAATTGGTTCAAAGCGATTCCCAACAAAAGCCATTCACGGTTCATCAAATTTGACATTGTGGAATTCTACCCATCTATATCAGAGAATCTCTTAGATAAAGCCATTGCCTACGCCAGCTCAATAACCTCCATCCCAAACAGGGCCCTAGCCGTCATCAAGAATTCAAGAAAATCTCTCTTGTTTGACAGCAGTGACACATGGGTAAAGAAAGGGCCAAACTCGCTGTTCGATGTCACAATGGGTTGCTTCGATGGTGCCGAGGTCTGTGAATTAGTAGGGCTTTACCTCCTAAGTAAACTATCCGCCCTTGTCAACAAAGCGTCCATAGGCCTATACAGAGACGATGGCCTCGCTGTAGTTAGCAACATCAGCGGACCCACCCTAGATCGCTTGAGAAAGCGCATAACCGCTCTCTTCAAAGAAGAAAACCTTTCAATCACAATCGAAACGAACCTACTTTCCACCGACTTTCTGGACGTAACGCTGGATTTGCAGAGAGAAAAGTACTACCCCTACAGAAAACCCAACAACAAACTATCATACATCAATGCACGGTCGAATCATCCACCCACCATCATCAAAGAGCTGCCAATAATggtcaacaaaagaatatctgacCTGTCTTGCGACAAAGACGAATTCGACAAAGCCAAAGATGTCTACGAATTGGCGTTTAAGGAAAACGGGCACAACGCAACCTTCAAGTACGAGCCCGCCAAGCAAAACAGCAAACGGAAAACacactaaaaattaaagtgtaaGACTACACTTAAAAATGGTGTAAAATTGTTGCCAGCCCCGCAAGccgtttttttgtgtgtattatTACACCAACTTCTAAAGTGTAGTTTAACTCTCAAAAGGAGGGTAAATTTATACGCAAAGTAGTGTAAAATGTGTGTAATACAACTTTGCACTTGTAAAATTACACATGTAGCAAGGGTAATAATATCAGAAAGGAAGGGTAAAATTACACTCTAAAATGGTGTACCATTGTTGCCAGCCCGGCAAGccgtttttttgtgtgtattatTACACCAACTTCTAAGGTGTAGTTTAACTCTCAAAAGAATGGTATATTTAAACGCAAAGTAGTGTAAAATGTGTTGTACAACTTTGCACTAGTAAAATTACACATGTAGCAAGGGTAATAATGTCAGAAAGGAAGGGTAAAATTACCCCGTATGACGGTGTAGTGATCTACCCCAtctaaaaaacttgaaattacaCGATAAAAAAGTATAATTCAATCCCAATATGAAgtgtaattatgtttatttaaCATCTATTTATCAATAAAAATATACGTAACAATGGGTAATATAAACTCAATCGTAATTACACTTGctaacttaagaaaaaaaaacgcacaaCTCTAGATAACTAACAGCCTACAGTGCATATGAGTTCtttaataagggaataacatgacttttttcgggaatattgtttatttgcgcccgcgttgtgtcatttgcggccctcGCGCGCAAATGACATTACAAGGGCGGACacaagggcgcaaataaacaatactCCCGACAAAAGtcatgttattatcattattatcaataatggccaaatgatatcaagaatgcgagttttaataatacaacacactaaaaattaaattgtaagacTACACttaaaaatgatgtaaaattGTTGCCACCCCGGCTAtccgtttttttgtgtgtattatCACACCAACTTCTAAAGTGTAGTTTAACTCTTAAAACAATGGAGTTCGCCCGCAATGAGGATAAATGGAGGAGAATCTTGCTTCAACCCAGGTAGCTCTTGTTCAGTAGGCACAACCTGCATATATaaaatgaagtggaaaagaaCAGATGTTGTAAACATTATAAAAGGtgcaagttacatcgaactgcaTGAAGTGCGCCACCCGACAGTTCAtgcagatggaaattatactacatagtacactataacaactaaattaactgcatggttagatctactgtacaagttacatcaaactgtatgaggtatgcca
This window harbors:
- the LOC138042419 gene encoding uncharacterized protein isoform X2, with the translated sequence MKLYQSVFIANTGNCSITSVTQILQWRVSAFIMYNFSVRHQSSIKRKIDKEAKLLAEPLGLDNKIEHYANRPAFISLKDHKENFKSKTPCRLINPSKPEMGKVAKQYLDTINKAVISATNLNQWKNTSTVINWFKAIPNKSHSRFIKFDIVEFYPSISENLLDKAIAYASSITSIPNRALAVIKNSRKSLLFDSSDTWVKKGPNSLFDVTMGCFDGAEVCELVGLYLLSKLSALVNKASIGLYRDDGLAVVSNISGPTLDRLRKRITALFKEENLSITIETNLLSTDFLDVTLDLQREKYYPYRKPNNKLSYINARSNHPPTIIKELPIMVNKRISDLSCDKDEFDKAKDVYELAFKENGHNATFKYEPAKQNSKRKTH
- the LOC138042419 gene encoding uncharacterized protein isoform X1, with protein sequence MKLYQSVFIANTGNCSITSVTQILHRWRVSAFIMYNFSVRHQSSIKRKIDKEAKLLAEPLGLDNKIEHYANRPAFISLKDHKENFKSKTPCRLINPSKPEMGKVAKQYLDTINKAVISATNLNQWKNTSTVINWFKAIPNKSHSRFIKFDIVEFYPSISENLLDKAIAYASSITSIPNRALAVIKNSRKSLLFDSSDTWVKKGPNSLFDVTMGCFDGAEVCELVGLYLLSKLSALVNKASIGLYRDDGLAVVSNISGPTLDRLRKRITALFKEENLSITIETNLLSTDFLDVTLDLQREKYYPYRKPNNKLSYINARSNHPPTIIKELPIMVNKRISDLSCDKDEFDKAKDVYELAFKENGHNATFKYEPAKQNSKRKTH